The region CGGCCACCTGCCCAACGACATTCGCGACTTCGCCGACCGGGCGTCCTGCCCGGACGCGGAACTGCCGGTGCCGTACGACGACGAGGGCGGCCAGCTGGACGTCACCGAACTCACCGCCGAGGACGTCCTCGAGGTACTGCTCGAGGCCGAACGCTGCGCCATCCGCACCTGGTCCGAGGTCTGCGACATGACCCAGGGCGTCGACCCGCGCACCTACGACATGGCCCAGCGCATCCTCCAGGAGGAGATCGAACACGAGGCCTGGTTCGTCGAACTCCTCTCGATGGAGCGCGACGGCGAGATCAACCCGGCGGGCCACTTCGTCCGGGGCGAGCCGGGCGACGCGCCGCTCTCGACGAACCGGCGCTTCAACGACAGCGCGTAGATTGCCTGGCGGCTCGTCTGTTCGACCGTTCGAGCGCCTTCCGGCGGATCTGCGAGCCGCGCGACCCCCCGACGCCGCGAGCGTCGTCCTTGCGACGGTGAGCGGCAGAGCCATCCGGCTGCGGGTGCTACTCGGTCACGTGAACCAGGTCGAAGCTTTCGCCGAAATCGACGCGCCGCCCGAGACCGTCTGGGAGGTCCTCCTCGGGTTCGAGACCTATCCCGAGTGGGATCCGATCGAGCGGACGATCGAGGGCGTCGCGATCGACGTTCGGCGGGGACCGATCGAGCCGACCGATCCCAGCCGGTTCCTCGACGGGCCGATGGTCGTCGCCGTCGAGCCGAACCGACGGCTCGCCTGGCTCGACCGGTTCGTGCTCCCCTTCGCCTTCGACCGCTACCACGAGTTCCACCTCGAGCCGATCGACGACGGGCGGAGCACGCGACTGCTTCAGCGGGAGACCGTCCGGGGCGCGCTCGTCCCGCTGGTGTTCGACGAGACCCGCGTCGAACGGGCCTTCGTCGCGATGAACGAGGCGATCGCCGCTAGCGCGGAAGGCCTGGCGAGCGCGACTGCCTGACGGTTCGAGGCGGGTACCACGGGGACGGTCCGTCAGATCAGGTCGGGCAGCGCCTCGAGCGAGTCGATCTCGTGGGCCGGGTCGATCGAGAGTTCGTACTCCGAGCGGTGGCTGCGTCGGATGAACGCCGCGTCGATTCCGGCCGCGTCGGCGGCGGCGACGTCGACCCGGCTGTCGCCGACGAACAGCGGGTTCTCGACCCCGAGATCCGCGAGCGCCTGCTCGAGGTAGTACGGCGTCGGTTTCTTCCGTTCGATCCCCTCGAGCGTCGGTTCGCGACCGTACCAGACGTCGAACCCGTCGAACTCGCAGTGTTCGAGAATGTTTCCGATGGTCTCGTGCTGGTTGTTGCTGACGATCGCCGTCGACACCGACAGCGAGTCGAGCGTCGCGACGTCGTCGTACGGCCGCTTCCGGCCGGCTCGGAGCTCCGCGAGCTGGGCCGCGATCGCGGCCTCCTCGCGGGCGGTCCAGAGCTCGTCGGGATCGACGCCGTGCTCGGCCGCGACCCGGCGCAGCGAGGGGACGTCCGGGCCGAGAAGGGTGTCGACGTGCTCGGTCGACGGGTCCGAGACGCCGATCGCTTTGAAGGCCTCGCGCATCGCTGTTTCCAGTACCGTCCGATCCGTCGGCGTCGTCAACACGCCGTCGTTGTCGAAGATAACTGCGTCGTACGCCGTCCGCGTTCCCATGTAATCGCCGGTAGGACGCGGAGGGATTTCGGCGTTGCGCCCGCCGCGTACGAAATCGGGTTCTCGGACCGAAATAGAAGGGAAAACACTTATACGACGGTTGATAATTTGGCACCGATCCGACTGATCCGTCATGACTGCCGCCCGCACCGATCCGTCGACTGGCAGCGAATCGGCGCCGCTCGCGTCGCTTCGCCCGCGCCTCCGATCGCGGCTCGGGATCGATCCCCGCGCCCTGGGCGCCTTCCGGATCGGCCTGGCGCTCGTCCTCCTCGCCGACTTGCTCGTCCTTCGGCTGCCCGGCCTGGCCACCTTCTACACGGACGACGGGGTGCTCCCGCGGTCGGCCCTCGCTGAGACCTCCCCCGCGTTCGCGCGGTGGTCCCTCCACGCCCAATCGGGGTCGCTATGGGCGCAGGCCCTGCTGGTCGGGATTGCCGTCACCCTTGCCGGGTGCCTGCTCGTCGGCTACCGCTCCCGGTTCGCTGCGGTCGGCTCCGCGTTGCTGCTTGCGTCGTTGCACGCCCGGAATCCGTACCTGACAAACGGCGGCGATACGATCCTCGTCTCGCTGCTGTTCCTCGCGGCGTTTCTCCCGCTGGACGCCCGGTGGTCGCTCCGCGGGCGCCGACGGCGCGCGGGAAGCCAGGCGACCGCAGCCCCTCGCGCCGGCGACGCGACGCGCGGCGACGATCCCCGCGTCGTTTCGGCGGCGACCGCGACCGTTCTGTTACACGTCGCGATCATCTACGCGATCAATGCCGTCCTCAAGTTCCGAAGCGACGCCTGGTCGAGCGGCGTCGCCGTCCGGCGCATCTTCCAGCTCGAGGACTTCGTGTACCTGCTGGGTCCGACGGTCGCGGAGTTTCCAGGGCTGCTGACTGCGATCAACTGGCTCTGGACCGCGACCCTGTGTGCCGCGGTCCTGCTCGTGGTCGCGACCGACCGGCTCCGGGCCGCGACCGTCGCCGCCTTCGTCGGCGCCCACCTCGGAATGGCCGCGACGATGCGTCTAGGCGCCTTCCCGTTCGTCATGCTCGCCGCCCTGCTGTTGTACCTCCCGCCGCGGATCTGGGATCCGATCGATCGATCCGTCTCGGCGACCGCGCTCGCGGATCGAGTGGGTCGCCTGGCGGCAAAACCGGTTGCCGACGGCGCCGGAGCGGAAGGACCGGCGGCGCCGGACTCCGGTACCGACCGCTCGCGGCTCGTTCGGCGCGGCGGTCGACTCGCCGCGACGGTCCTGCTTACGTGTGTCCTCCTCGCCGTCGTGGGCTGGCAGGTCGCGGCCGCGGGCCTGGTCGACACCGCGCCGGCGGACGACGACGCGTTCGAGAGCGGCAGTTGGGCCTTTTTCGCGCCGAACCCGCCGGACTCCTACGCCTGGTACGTCGTCGAGGCCGATCGCGAGTCCGGAGACGCGGTCGACCTGGTCGACGGCGGGCCGGTCGAATTCGACCGGCCGCCGAACGCGATGGATCGGTATCCGTCGACGCTCTGGAAGCGGTTCGCAACGAAGGTGCAGGGAGGGGGCGACGCCCACCTCGAGCCGACGGCGGCGTACTTCTGCGAGCGTGCGCCCGCCGACGTCGAGTCAGTGACGATCCATCGTCTCGATCAGCCCGTCGACGCGAACGGGCCGGTCGGCGACCCGACCGCCGACGAACGCATCACCACTTCCTGCGGCTGACGGCGGCGGACGGCCGTCCACTGCGATCCGAGCCGTGTCCGTCGCGATGTCCCTCCTGTCCGGAGGTTCAAGTACGGAGGGGAGACCAGACCCCCCGTGACTCGCCATCCAGTACTGCGCTCGCGCACCGCGCACCTCGACCCGCGCCGTCCCGATCGGGTGGACGATGGGCCATAGAGCCCTCGTCGCCTACCGGCGACCCGACTCCCTCTACGATCTGCGGTACAGCCACTGGGGCGGCGAGGATCTCACCCTCGCGGACGAAATCACCGGCACGACCCCGCTAGCCGACGGCGCGATCGAGGGAGCCTTGCTCGCGGGCTCGATCACCCGCGATCGGATCCTGACGGACCATCTCGATCCCTGCGTTCACGAGGCGCTGTACCTCGTCGATCCGGCGGCCGACTACGCGGTCGACGCCTTCCGAGTCTGCTGGCTCGAATGGGGCGACGGTCGCGACGGCGGCCGCGGCGCGCTCGTCGCGACCGATCCGGACGAGGACCGTCGGCTTCGGATCTGGTTTCGCGCGACGAAGACCGCGCTGGCGGACATCATCGAGATGGGCGCCCTCTCGCGGCGGGCCGCTCAGTCCTATCTCGAAGCCCGCGTCTGTGAGGAGGAGCAGGGAACGGTCTACACGTACACGGAGTCGCTCGCGGACGGAACCGGCGACGGAGGCGGCGGCTATACGCCCACGCCGGACCGCTGGATCGAACCCGAGCGCCAGACAGACGTAG is a window of Natrinema salifodinae DNA encoding:
- the dps gene encoding DNA protection during starvation protein — encoded protein: MSDEKSHASGNVDEGDTSERVGMAVLRERGLDPEELRETLLDAIGAEFTTYYYYTNLRMHLAGHEDYKEITEDARLEDRAHFELVAPRVYELGGHLPNDIRDFADRASCPDAELPVPYDDEGGQLDVTELTAEDVLEVLLEAERCAIRTWSEVCDMTQGVDPRTYDMAQRILQEEIEHEAWFVELLSMERDGEINPAGHFVRGEPGDAPLSTNRRFNDSA
- a CDS encoding HAD family hydrolase, with product MGTRTAYDAVIFDNDGVLTTPTDRTVLETAMREAFKAIGVSDPSTEHVDTLLGPDVPSLRRVAAEHGVDPDELWTAREEAAIAAQLAELRAGRKRPYDDVATLDSLSVSTAIVSNNQHETIGNILEHCEFDGFDVWYGREPTLEGIERKKPTPYYLEQALADLGVENPLFVGDSRVDVAAADAAGIDAAFIRRSHRSEYELSIDPAHEIDSLEALPDLI
- a CDS encoding SRPBCC domain-containing protein; the protein is MNQVEAFAEIDAPPETVWEVLLGFETYPEWDPIERTIEGVAIDVRRGPIEPTDPSRFLDGPMVVAVEPNRRLAWLDRFVLPFAFDRYHEFHLEPIDDGRSTRLLQRETVRGALVPLVFDETRVERAFVAMNEAIAASAEGLASATA
- a CDS encoding HTTM domain-containing protein, yielding MTAARTDPSTGSESAPLASLRPRLRSRLGIDPRALGAFRIGLALVLLADLLVLRLPGLATFYTDDGVLPRSALAETSPAFARWSLHAQSGSLWAQALLVGIAVTLAGCLLVGYRSRFAAVGSALLLASLHARNPYLTNGGDTILVSLLFLAAFLPLDARWSLRGRRRRAGSQATAAPRAGDATRGDDPRVVSAATATVLLHVAIIYAINAVLKFRSDAWSSGVAVRRIFQLEDFVYLLGPTVAEFPGLLTAINWLWTATLCAAVLLVVATDRLRAATVAAFVGAHLGMAATMRLGAFPFVMLAALLLYLPPRIWDPIDRSVSATALADRVGRLAAKPVADGAGAEGPAAPDSGTDRSRLVRRGGRLAATVLLTCVLLAVVGWQVAAAGLVDTAPADDDAFESGSWAFFAPNPPDSYAWYVVEADRESGDAVDLVDGGPVEFDRPPNAMDRYPSTLWKRFATKVQGGGDAHLEPTAAYFCERAPADVESVTIHRLDQPVDANGPVGDPTADERITTSCG
- a CDS encoding DUF6735 family protein, whose protein sequence is MGHRALVAYRRPDSLYDLRYSHWGGEDLTLADEITGTTPLADGAIEGALLAGSITRDRILTDHLDPCVHEALYLVDPAADYAVDAFRVCWLEWGDGRDGGRGALVATDPDEDRRLRIWFRATKTALADIIEMGALSRRAAQSYLEARVCEEEQGTVYTYTESLADGTGDGGGGYTPTPDRWIEPERQTDVERDDEPDGAGGIGAGDP